The proteins below are encoded in one region of Microbacterium pygmaeum:
- a CDS encoding intradiol ring-cleavage dioxygenase has product MSATEPRTDDRPDLDPRWLDENGEVIDEDHRGLVYDVQTMINRRRALGIFGGVALTSLLAACGVASDSGATASPTATQTATATPTPTPTSSATAVASGPLDEVPDETGGPYPADGSNGVNVLAESGIVRSDIRSSFGSSSTVAQGVPLTIALTVRDAATGQALAGKGVYLWHCDQAGNYSLYSAGVENENYLRGVQATDANGTVTFTSIYPACYSGRWPHIHFEVYDSVETAVASGPIVKTSQIALPDETNALVYATGGYEQSVRNASQVSLQSDNVFGEDGGIHQIATMAGSVAQGYTASLTIGV; this is encoded by the coding sequence ATGAGCGCAACCGAACCCCGCACCGACGACCGCCCCGACCTGGACCCTCGCTGGCTGGACGAGAACGGAGAGGTCATCGACGAGGACCACCGCGGTCTCGTCTACGACGTGCAGACGATGATCAACCGTCGTCGCGCCCTCGGCATCTTCGGCGGCGTGGCACTGACCTCGCTGCTGGCGGCGTGCGGGGTGGCATCCGACTCCGGCGCCACCGCGTCGCCGACCGCGACGCAGACCGCAACGGCGACCCCGACACCGACACCCACTTCGAGCGCCACCGCCGTAGCATCCGGCCCGCTCGACGAGGTTCCCGACGAGACGGGCGGACCCTACCCAGCAGACGGCTCCAACGGCGTGAACGTCCTGGCGGAGTCGGGGATCGTGCGCAGCGACATCCGGTCGAGCTTCGGCTCATCCTCGACGGTCGCGCAGGGCGTCCCCCTGACGATCGCGCTGACGGTGCGCGATGCGGCGACAGGTCAGGCACTGGCGGGCAAGGGGGTCTACCTCTGGCACTGCGACCAGGCAGGCAACTACTCGCTGTACAGCGCCGGAGTCGAGAACGAGAACTACCTGCGCGGTGTGCAGGCCACCGACGCGAATGGGACGGTGACCTTCACGTCCATTTACCCCGCGTGCTATTCCGGCCGCTGGCCGCACATCCACTTCGAGGTGTACGACAGCGTCGAGACCGCCGTCGCCTCCGGTCCGATCGTCAAGACGAGTCAGATCGCGCTCCCTGACGAGACGAACGCCCTCGTCTACGCGACCGGCGGCTACGAGCAGAGCGTGCGCAACGCCTCGCAGGTCTCGCTGCAGAGCGACAACGTGTTCGGCGAGGACGGCGGCATCCATCAGATCGCCACCATGGCGGGCTCCGTCGCGCAGGGCTACACCGCCTCGCTCACGATCGGCGTGTGA
- a CDS encoding MFS transporter, with protein sequence MAGYRDLLRTPGVGRIMAAQLTARFPNGMMSLAILLHIEHVTGSYGAAGLVLAATSVGQAVAGPVTSRWMGRWGMRRVLTLTLVVCALAVTAIALAQLAVPAYMALGVIAGLSTPPVQSAVRTIYPKMVNSRQLTPLFSLDASLQEIIWIVAPVVITLVATQVGTVQALLLIVVILVGGGSWFILSPELGRVRIPRSRRSLGKVLTKPPVLLATVVGFLLIGACSAVEAGVVATFDHGGLEAGLVLAVFSIGSLTGGLSFGHIPIGRWAMARRLAIVAVGLSLTMFSLNIFWLGGTLFLAGIGIAPALAVVFAMTSASVKFSDTAEAYGWVGTGQLIGAAAGSATAGFLIDGVGAQGAYWAATAFAVAGFAVAALFVRGFPDLRHRDPSPIPDTEPVSTIT encoded by the coding sequence GTGGCGGGCTACCGGGATCTTCTGCGCACGCCCGGCGTGGGGCGCATCATGGCCGCGCAGCTGACCGCCCGATTCCCGAACGGGATGATGAGCCTGGCCATCCTGCTGCACATCGAGCACGTCACCGGCTCATACGGCGCTGCGGGCCTGGTGCTGGCGGCGACGTCGGTCGGTCAGGCCGTCGCCGGTCCGGTCACAAGCCGCTGGATGGGCCGCTGGGGCATGCGCCGGGTCCTCACGCTCACCCTGGTGGTCTGCGCGCTGGCGGTCACGGCGATCGCGCTGGCGCAGCTCGCCGTCCCGGCGTACATGGCCCTCGGAGTGATCGCCGGGCTGTCGACGCCGCCCGTCCAGTCGGCGGTGCGCACGATCTACCCGAAGATGGTCAACTCCCGCCAGCTCACCCCGCTGTTCTCCCTGGATGCCTCGCTGCAGGAGATCATCTGGATCGTCGCTCCGGTGGTCATCACCCTCGTCGCGACGCAGGTCGGCACGGTGCAGGCGCTGCTGCTGATCGTGGTGATCCTGGTCGGCGGCGGCTCGTGGTTCATCCTCTCCCCCGAGCTCGGCCGCGTCCGCATCCCGCGCAGCCGCCGGAGCCTGGGCAAAGTGCTCACCAAGCCCCCGGTGCTCCTGGCCACCGTGGTCGGATTCCTCCTGATCGGCGCATGCTCGGCGGTCGAGGCCGGCGTCGTGGCCACCTTCGATCACGGCGGGCTCGAAGCCGGCCTGGTCCTGGCCGTCTTCTCGATCGGGAGCCTGACCGGCGGACTGAGCTTCGGCCACATCCCCATCGGACGCTGGGCGATGGCCCGCCGTCTGGCCATCGTGGCAGTGGGGCTGAGTCTCACGATGTTCTCGCTGAACATCTTCTGGCTCGGCGGCACGCTGTTCCTCGCCGGCATCGGCATTGCCCCCGCCCTGGCCGTCGTGTTCGCGATGACCTCCGCGAGCGTGAAGTTCAGCGACACTGCGGAGGCCTACGGCTGGGTCGGCACCGGTCAGCTGATCGGCGCGGCGGCGGGCTCGGCGACCGCCGGCTTCCTCATCGACGGCGTGGGTGCGCAGGGCGCGTACTGGGCGGCCACCGCCTTCGCCGTCGCAGGATTCGCCGTCGCCGCCCTGTTCGTGCGCGGCTTCCCCGACCTGCGGCATCGCGACCCCAGCCCGATCCCGGACACCGAGCCGGTGTCCACGATCACCTGA
- the nrdH gene encoding glutaredoxin-like protein NrdH, translated as MAITVYTKPACVQCTATYRALDSKGIEYDVLDLSQDPAALEQVKALGYLQAPVVITDEDHWSGFRPDKIDELASRLA; from the coding sequence ATGGCGATCACCGTCTACACAAAGCCCGCGTGCGTGCAGTGCACGGCAACCTACCGCGCGCTGGATTCCAAGGGCATCGAATACGACGTGCTGGACCTCTCGCAGGACCCGGCGGCGCTCGAGCAGGTCAAGGCGCTCGGCTACCTGCAGGCGCCGGTCGTCATCACCGATGAGGACCACTGGTCGGGCTTCCGTCCCGACAAGATCGACGAGCTCGCCAGCCGCCTGGCCTGA
- the nrdI gene encoding class Ib ribonucleoside-diphosphate reductase assembly flavoprotein NrdI, whose protein sequence is MAASVAVRQRSATEGTGRAAPLIVYFSSVSGNTARFVEKLGLRATRIPLHPSDQPLVVNEPFVLVTPTYGGGQGRGEERGAVPKQVIRFLNDERNRQQIRGVISAGNTNFGEHFGIAGEIISRKCSVPHLYRLELFGTPEDVERVNEGLERWWKLQ, encoded by the coding sequence ATGGCTGCTTCGGTCGCCGTGCGTCAGCGCAGCGCGACCGAAGGAACCGGCCGCGCTGCGCCGCTGATCGTCTACTTCTCGAGCGTGTCCGGCAACACCGCGCGGTTCGTCGAGAAGCTCGGACTCCGCGCTACGCGAATCCCCCTGCATCCATCCGACCAGCCGCTGGTCGTGAACGAGCCGTTCGTCCTCGTCACCCCCACCTACGGCGGCGGACAGGGCCGAGGGGAGGAGCGGGGAGCCGTACCCAAGCAGGTCATCCGATTCCTCAATGATGAGCGCAATCGGCAACAGATCCGCGGAGTCATCTCCGCGGGGAACACGAATTTCGGCGAACACTTCGGTATCGCCGGCGAGATCATCAGCCGCAAGTGCTCCGTGCCGCACTTGTATCGGCTCGAACTTTTCGGCACGCCCGAAGACGTCGAACGCGTCAACGAAGGATTGGAACGATGGTGGAAGCTGCAGTGA